Proteins encoded in a region of the Rutidosis leptorrhynchoides isolate AG116_Rl617_1_P2 chromosome 9, CSIRO_AGI_Rlap_v1, whole genome shotgun sequence genome:
- the LOC139868003 gene encoding uncharacterized protein codes for MLVKAPHNPIDEQRKKFKRFQESARKDIERAFVVLQGRFAMLKTPASSMDFNKIRRHMYACVVLHNMIQENNGFVILKRDEKMIAHPSNRSIRLERNLRDLDARIKEIRDKQVHNQLESDLIEHIDKEARFGDDWCVGLWIENQEFIDIDINISVAKIGKLGRFLGEKLV; via the exons atGTTGGTCAAAGCTCCCCACAATCCAATTGATGAACAGCGTAAAAAGTTTAAACGGTTTCAAGAAAGTGCAAGGAAAGATATTGAACGTGCATTTGTAGTACTACAAGGTAGATTTGCCATGTTAAAGACTCCGGCAAGCTCTATGGacttcaacaaaattagaagacatatGTACGCTTGTGTTGTATTACATAACATGATTCAAGAAAATAACGGTTTTGTGATTTTGAAAAGGGATGAAAAAATGATTGCTCACCCAAGTAACCGATCTATTAGGTTGGAAAGGAATTTGAGGGATCTAGATGCCAGGATTAAGGAAATCAGAGATAAGCAAGTTCACAATCAGTTGGAGTCAGATTTAATCGAGCAC aTAGATAAAGAGGCACGGTTTGGGGATGATTGGTGTGTGGGCTTGTGGATTGAG AAtcaagaatttatagatatagatataaatatcaGTGTTGCAAAAATCGGAAAACTAGGCCGATTTCTCGGGGAGAAATTGGTTTGA